From a single Microbacterium terrisoli genomic region:
- a CDS encoding HamA C-terminal domain-containing protein: MSSPVLRVRYQIADHVPGITVVCPGYEQTAWRGEDLASDLLQRHLASFALSYTEYAAIDGDTAGRSLSRAARIVYNTDKYQRRGEFGELILHAIARDFFGAQPAVSKIYYKDSANDTVKGFDSVHIVEIEGEVSLWLGESKYYSDLTRAIRDVTAELTLHFESGFLKREFIAITNKLDPNWPHTATVAQLLDSANSLDEIIDSIVVPVLVTYESPTVNGHDVVDEEYLRGLREEADDALKRFGEQLNLPVRLTIQLVLLPLNDKAALTEIFHRKLKAWQEV; the protein is encoded by the coding sequence ATGAGCTCGCCAGTCCTCAGAGTTCGGTATCAGATCGCGGATCACGTTCCCGGAATCACGGTTGTCTGCCCGGGCTACGAACAGACAGCGTGGCGCGGAGAGGACCTGGCCTCCGACTTGCTGCAACGCCACCTCGCTTCTTTCGCTTTGAGCTACACCGAGTACGCAGCGATCGACGGTGATACCGCGGGCAGATCACTGAGTCGCGCCGCACGAATCGTGTACAACACCGACAAGTACCAGCGCCGCGGCGAGTTCGGCGAACTGATTCTGCACGCCATCGCACGCGACTTTTTCGGTGCGCAACCCGCGGTAAGCAAGATCTACTACAAAGACAGCGCGAACGACACGGTGAAGGGCTTCGACAGCGTGCACATCGTCGAGATCGAGGGCGAGGTGAGTCTCTGGCTGGGCGAGTCGAAGTACTACTCCGACCTCACCCGCGCAATACGCGACGTGACCGCCGAACTCACGCTCCACTTTGAGTCCGGCTTCTTGAAGCGCGAGTTCATCGCCATCACCAACAAGCTCGATCCGAACTGGCCGCACACCGCGACAGTCGCCCAGCTCCTCGACTCGGCGAACAGTCTGGACGAGATCATCGACTCGATCGTCGTCCCCGTGCTGGTGACATACGAGAGCCCCACTGTGAACGGACACGATGTCGTAGACGAGGAGTATCTTCGCGGACTGAGAGAAGAGGCGGATGACGCGTTGAAGCGGTTCGGCGAGCAGCTGAATCTACCCGTGCGGCTCACGATCCAACTAGTTCTCCTGCCCCTGAATGACAAAGCTGCATTGACGGAAATCTTCCACAGAAAGCTGAAGGCATGGCAGGAAGTGTGA
- a CDS encoding helix-turn-helix transcriptional regulator yields MSVNAASLVSEIRARRELSMNTLAMLAGVPASTISRIESGKIDPTLSMLDRIADAVGYSLAPALAESGGDEPFARALRKLEEVDANERRALITRFPAVALLAPVARRTGAVRVDVQRGLKELLSLLEHSDQEVVVSSLEALSDETDVARSFVPVVYVTDPSAVSVLSAASPSSPQVAFLLPITDNVRRFARVTPNGAMVTPEWGLLDALASPGRQADVARSALDALIDAAAAA; encoded by the coding sequence ATGAGCGTGAATGCAGCTTCTCTGGTGTCAGAGATCCGAGCGCGCAGGGAGCTGTCGATGAACACCCTTGCGATGCTGGCTGGCGTGCCCGCTTCAACGATTAGTCGCATCGAGTCCGGGAAGATCGACCCCACACTCTCCATGCTCGATCGGATCGCCGATGCAGTTGGGTACTCGTTGGCGCCGGCTTTGGCCGAGTCGGGCGGCGATGAACCGTTCGCGAGGGCATTGCGGAAACTCGAAGAGGTCGATGCGAACGAGAGGCGCGCGCTGATCACACGCTTCCCGGCTGTCGCTCTTCTGGCTCCGGTGGCGCGCCGGACGGGAGCTGTTCGAGTCGACGTCCAGCGAGGGCTGAAGGAACTGCTGTCCCTCCTCGAGCACAGTGACCAAGAGGTCGTTGTGTCATCGCTGGAAGCGCTAAGCGACGAGACCGATGTCGCACGGTCATTCGTACCCGTGGTGTATGTGACCGACCCGTCAGCCGTTTCCGTGCTTTCCGCGGCGTCACCGTCATCTCCCCAAGTCGCGTTCCTCCTCCCAATCACTGACAACGTCCGGAGGTTTGCGCGGGTAACACCGAACGGTGCGATGGTTACACCGGAGTGGGGACTGCTCGACGCGCTGGCGTCACCAGGGCGTCAAGCAGACGTTGCGCGATCAGCGCTCGACGCTTTGATTGACGCTGCGGCGGCCGCATGA